Proteins encoded in a region of the Vicia villosa cultivar HV-30 ecotype Madison, WI linkage group LG5, Vvil1.0, whole genome shotgun sequence genome:
- the LOC131603336 gene encoding uncharacterized protein LOC131603336 has product MFNQTFGKLTNAHSWPGLNQTLEAPKKDNIYPTSIEALNDDGGASLGTVDPSLASQSHQSNVWGFDFNFKSSSMAENNLFSESYSVTEKSHDENNKSSASPASVNVDSDVNLFESKDTVTEVGIKNEIHSGFSN; this is encoded by the exons ATGTTCAATCAAACTTTTGGGAAGTTGACAAATGCACATTCATGGCCAGGATTAAATCAAACTTTG GAAGCACCGAAAAAGGATAATATATATCCCACTTCTATAGAAGCACTCAATGATGATGGTGGAGCTTCCCTTGGTACTGTTGATCCATCTCTTGCATCACAATCTCATCAATCTAATGTGTGGGGCTTTGATTTTAATTTCAAATCTAGTTCCATGGCCGAAAACAATCTATTTTCAGAGTCATACTCTGTAACGGAAAAAAGCCACGATGAAAACAACAAAAGCAGTGCCTCTCCAGCCAGTGTAAATGTTGATTCAGATGTCAATTTGTTTGAATCAAAAGACACAGTCACGGAAGTAGGAATAAAAAATGAG ATCCACAGTGGTTTCTCCAACTAA
- the LOC131607858 gene encoding uncharacterized protein LOC131607858 produces MAESTTLAVFVILILILAGYSSSRDLRPSDHGLLFQTLSPAGTHSSPEMRSFFNSDNSSPTVSSSSSSDVAMPNAITTDNPTPRPPSWSRDSGEDGVANALKAASLACGIVGAFLILASSLIYVFKYRKRVQNEALRGNNIGEIENDDGNNKLQLVLRDPSS; encoded by the coding sequence ATGGCTGAATCTACTACCCTCGCCGTCTTTGTCATTCTCATTCTCATTCTCGCCGGATATTCCTCCTCCAGAGACCTCCGTCCTTCCGATCACGGCCTTCTCTTTCAGACCTTATCACCGGCGGGAACGCATTCTTCGCCAGAAATGAGATCCTTCTTCAACAGTGACAATTCATCCCCGACAGTGTCGTCTTCGTCTTCCTCCGACGTGGCAATGCCAAATGCCATTACAACGGATAACCCCACTCCACGACCGCCGTCATGGAGTAGAGACTCCGGGGAAGACGGAGTTGCAAATGCATTGAAGGCGGCTAGTTTAGCGTGTGGAATCGTGGGAGCCTTTCTGATTTTGGCTTCCAGTTTGATCTATGTGTTCAAATACAGAAAGCGGGTACAAAATGAAGCTTTGCGTGGTAACAATATTGGTGAAATAGAAAATGATGATGGAAATAACAAATTGCAATTAGTGCTACGGGACCCTTCGAGTTGA
- the LOC131605787 gene encoding uncharacterized protein LOC131605787 has protein sequence MASFRKGLYKFFTRDEGDVILETCNEGEMVNMMMPQRQEGQEKHEFIKAHFKFLNCVVSRPMMNIIKIEDVKKCIEDVIKWNELEEKVFKQKSKLEWLRLGDGSTSMDVTITFLQARREIRQGDPIFPLIFVVIMEYLNIILHKMQRNHDFNHHVKCEKLRITNLSSADDFLLFLRGDYKSIELIMSAFNNLSMSFGLKANLEKCRIYFGGVDDSIKKNTISLTTFRESPLPFRCLGVPLTCKKLSIHHYMTLVDEIV, from the exons ATGGCCTCGTTTCGTAAGGGCCTTTACAAGTTTTTTACTAGAGATGAAGGTGATGTCATATTAGAAACATGTAACGAGGGTGAAATGGTCAATATGATGATGCCTCAAAGACAAGAAG GTCAGGAGAAGCATGAATTCATAAAagctcatttcaaattccttaactgtgtggttagtagaCCTAT GATGAACATTATCAAAATTGAGGATGTTAAAAAGTGTATTGAAGATGTTATCAAATGGAATGAGCTTGAGGAAAAAGTATTCAAGCAAAAATCTAAACTTGAGTGGCTGAGGTTGGGTGATG GTTCAACATCAATGGATGTCACTATAACCTTTTTGCAAGCAAGACGTGAGATTAGGCAAGGTGACCCCATATTCCCTCTCATTTTTGTTGTCATTATGGAGTATTTGAACATAATCTTACACAAAATGCAGAGGAACCATGATTTTAATCATCATGTCAAATGTGAGAAGCTTCGCATTACTAATTTGTCCTCTGCAGATGACTTTCTGTTGTTTTTAAGAGGTGATTATAAATCTATTGAGCTTATAATGAGTGCATTCAACAACTTATCAATGTCATTTGGTCTTAAAGCAAATCTTGAAAAATGTAGAATTTATTTTGGAGGAGTGGATGATAGCATAAAGAAGAACACTATCAGCCTAACTACTTTTAGAGAGAGCCCCCTCCCTTTCAGGTGCTTGGGTGTGCCTCTGACTTGCAAAAAGCTCTCCATCCACCATTACATGACTTTGGTAGATGAGATAGTATGA
- the LOC131607859 gene encoding ADP-ribosylation factor GTPase-activating protein AGD12-like, with product MSMNRRLEFGRPVSSKRRLKDLLVQKDNRFCADCGSPDPKWASANIGVFVCLKCCSVHRSLGTHISRILSVTLDEWSGDEIDAMMEVGGNASANSIYEAYIPEGYTKPGPDASHEEREKFIRGKYERQEFLKHSLRIVSNKSKSNRQSSFAKKIMDSFRTTSGSKNMEGMVEFIGMLKVKVVKGTNLAIRDMMTSDPYVILKLGQQTVQTAIIKSNLNPVWNEELMLSVPQQYGTISLKVFDHDLFSADDIMGEAEIDLQPLITSAMAFGDAGMFDDMQIGKWLKSNDNALVEDSIVNIIDGKVKQDMLIKLQNVECGELNLELEWLSLDH from the exons ATGTCGATGAATAGACGTTTGGAATTCGGGAGGCCTGTCTCAA GTAAAAGAAGATTGAAGGATTTATTGGTTCAAAAAGATAATCGTTTTTGCGCTGATTGtggttctccagatcctaaatgGGC GTCAGCCAATATTGGAGTTTTTGTATGCTTAAAATGCTGCAGTGTGCACAGAAGTCTTGGTACTCATATATCAAGG ATTTTGTCGGTGACATTGGATGAATGGTCGGGTGATGAAATAGATGCAATGATGGAAGTTGGAGGAAATGCCTCTGCAAATTCAATTTATGAGGCTTATATCCCGGAAGGATATACAAAGCCTGGACCAGATGCCAGTCATGAGGAACGTGAAAAATTCATCAG GGGAAAGTATGAGCGTCAAGAATTTTTGAAACATAGTCTGCGCATTGTATCAAACAAAAGCAAAAGCAATCGTCAATCAAGTTTCGCCAAAAAGATTATGGATAGCTTTCGAACTACTAGTGGTTCAAAGAATATG GAAGGAATGGTAGAATTCATTGGAATGTTGAAAGTGAAAGTGGTCAAAGGCACAAATTTAGCAATCAGAGATATGATGACAAGCGATCCATACGTTATTTTGAAGCTTGGCCAACAG ACTGTTCAGACGGCCATAATAAAGAGTAATTTGAATCCGGTTTGGAATGAGGAACTTATGTTATCTGTTCCTCAGCAATATGGAACGATAAGTTTG AAGGTATTTGATCATGACTTGTTTTCGGCGGATGATATAATGGGAGAAGCAGAGATTGATCTTCAACCTCTGATAACATCTGCGATGGCATTTGGAGATGCTGGAATGTTTGATGATATGCAAATAGGAAAATGGCTGAAATCAAATGACAATGCACTTGTAGAAGATAGCATAGTCAATATCATTGATGGTAAGGTTAAACAAGATATGTTAATCAAGCTTCAGAATGTTGAATGTGGAGAATTAAACTTAGAACTTGAGTGGTTATCTCTTGATCATTAG